The following are from one region of the Candidatus Binatia bacterium genome:
- the hppD gene encoding 4-hydroxyphenylpyruvate dioxygenase, with product MSTAAQARSNPLAQIDWDHVEFYVGNAKQAAHYYMSAFGFEQVAYAGPETGVRDRVSYLLEQNKLRFVLTASLVPDDEIARHVALHGDGVRDVAILVGDARAAFEMAVRGGARVVQEPADLEDADGRLVKATIATYGDTVHSFVQRDGYRGIFAPGFVEARRSIAHAEKPGLLFLDHCVGNVGWGEMDAWGDFYARVFGFSQLVSFDDKDISTEYTALRSKVMSDERHQVKFPINEPAQGKKKSQIEEYLEFYRGSGVQHMAIRTDDIAATIRALKANGVEFLDTPESYYEMLAERVGEIDEAMETLRDLRILVDRDDMGYMLQIFTKPLQDRPTVFFEIIQRKGSLSFGKGNFKALFVSIEREQEKRGTL from the coding sequence ATGAGCACGGCGGCGCAAGCGCGCAGCAATCCCCTGGCGCAAATCGACTGGGATCACGTCGAGTTCTACGTCGGAAACGCCAAACAGGCGGCGCATTACTATATGTCGGCGTTCGGCTTCGAGCAAGTCGCGTATGCGGGTCCCGAGACGGGAGTCCGCGATCGCGTCAGCTATCTTCTCGAGCAGAACAAGCTCCGCTTCGTTTTGACCGCGAGCCTCGTTCCCGACGACGAGATCGCGCGGCACGTCGCGCTCCACGGCGACGGCGTTCGAGACGTCGCAATTCTCGTCGGCGACGCGCGCGCCGCGTTCGAGATGGCCGTGCGCGGCGGCGCCCGCGTCGTGCAAGAGCCGGCCGACCTGGAAGACGCGGACGGACGCCTCGTCAAGGCGACGATCGCAACGTACGGCGACACGGTCCACTCGTTCGTCCAGCGCGACGGGTATCGCGGCATCTTCGCGCCGGGGTTCGTCGAAGCGCGCCGCTCGATCGCCCATGCCGAGAAGCCGGGCCTGCTCTTCCTCGACCATTGCGTCGGCAACGTCGGGTGGGGCGAGATGGACGCGTGGGGCGATTTCTACGCTCGCGTCTTCGGGTTCTCGCAGTTGGTCTCGTTCGACGATAAGGACATCTCGACCGAGTATACGGCGCTGCGTTCGAAGGTGATGAGCGACGAGCGCCACCAGGTGAAGTTTCCGATCAACGAGCCGGCCCAGGGCAAGAAGAAATCCCAGATCGAGGAGTACCTCGAGTTCTACCGCGGTTCCGGCGTGCAGCATATGGCGATCCGAACCGACGACATCGCCGCAACGATTCGAGCCCTCAAGGCGAACGGCGTCGAGTTTCTCGATACGCCCGAGTCGTACTACGAGATGCTCGCGGAGCGGGTCGGCGAGATCGACGAGGCGATGGAGACGCTGCGCGATCTGCGAATCCTCGTCGATCGCGACGACATGGGGTACATGCTCCAGATATTCACGAAGCCGCTTCAGGACCGCCCGACCGTCTTCTTCGAGATCATCCAGCGCAAGGGCAGCCTCTCGTTCGGCAAGGGTAATTTCAAGGCGCTCTTCGTCTCGATCGAGCGCGAGCAAGAGAAACGAGGAACGCTGTAG
- a CDS encoding SUMF1/EgtB/PvdO family nonheme iron enzyme — MVRWYRRNRERTASLFALVRDEAFHDRPIPLRHPVAFYEGHIPAFGFLTLNERGLGEAPIDANLERLFERGIDPASLDEAKRHDREDWPDRRIVGAFAAACDERIVRALESAKIDDPHVPRLVRGQAAYTVLEHEAMHQETLLYIVHQLPYDRKRGPAGPNADHAIAPAEACGVAAGIATLGADPDEIPFGWDNEFPRTEVSVPGFAIGAYPVTNGEWLAFVAAGGPAPFFWRRGDGEWRLRLQFEEIALPHSWPVFVTHEQAEAYARWAGMRLPTEAEYHRAAFGTPAGGERPFPWGGEQPGDRHGNFDMRRFDPEPVDAHPDGASAWGVHDLIGNGWEWTSTPFGPLPGFSPMASYPQYSADFFDGKHYVMKGASPVTPRELIRRSFRNWFYDDYPYAYAKFRCVAA, encoded by the coding sequence CTGGTCCGGTGGTATCGGCGCAACCGCGAACGGACGGCGTCGCTCTTCGCGTTGGTGCGCGACGAGGCGTTTCACGACCGCCCGATCCCCCTCCGCCACCCCGTGGCCTTCTACGAAGGGCATATTCCGGCGTTCGGCTTCCTCACGCTCAACGAGCGCGGACTCGGCGAAGCGCCGATCGACGCTAACTTGGAGCGGCTATTCGAGCGCGGGATCGATCCGGCGAGTCTCGACGAGGCGAAGCGCCACGATCGCGAGGACTGGCCGGACCGGCGCATCGTGGGCGCGTTCGCGGCGGCCTGCGACGAGCGCATCGTTCGGGCTCTGGAGAGCGCGAAGATCGACGATCCGCACGTGCCCCGCCTCGTGCGCGGGCAAGCCGCGTATACGGTCCTCGAACACGAGGCGATGCATCAAGAGACGCTCCTGTACATCGTCCATCAACTGCCCTACGATCGCAAGCGCGGCCCAGCCGGCCCGAACGCCGACCATGCGATCGCGCCGGCCGAGGCGTGCGGCGTCGCCGCCGGGATAGCGACGCTCGGCGCGGATCCGGACGAGATCCCGTTCGGCTGGGATAACGAATTTCCGCGCACCGAGGTCAGCGTGCCCGGCTTTGCGATCGGCGCGTACCCGGTGACGAACGGCGAGTGGCTCGCGTTCGTCGCCGCGGGCGGTCCGGCACCGTTCTTCTGGCGGCGCGGAGACGGCGAGTGGCGTTTGCGCCTGCAGTTCGAGGAGATCGCGCTGCCGCACTCGTGGCCGGTCTTCGTCACGCACGAGCAGGCCGAGGCCTACGCGCGATGGGCGGGGATGCGACTGCCGACCGAGGCGGAGTATCATCGCGCGGCGTTCGGAACTCCGGCCGGCGGCGAGCGGCCCTTTCCGTGGGGCGGCGAGCAGCCCGGGGATCGCCACGGCAACTTCGATATGCGGCGCTTCGACCCGGAACCCGTCGACGCGCATCCGGACGGCGCGAGTGCGTGGGGCGTGCACGATCTCATCGGCAACGGCTGGGAGTGGACCTCGACGCCGTTCGGCCCGCTGCCGGGCTTCTCGCCGATGGCCTCGTATCCGCAGTACTCCGCCGATTTTTTCGACGGCAAGCATTACGTCATGAAGGGAGCGTCGCCCGTGACGCCGCGCGAGCTGATCCGACGGTCGTTCCGCAATTGGTTCTATGACGACTATCCGTACGCGTATGCGAAGTTTCGTTGTGTGGCCGCCTGA
- a CDS encoding NADP-dependent isocitrate dehydrogenase yields the protein MRETPVTVAYGDGIGPEIMTATLRVLEAAGAALALERIEIGEPIYNKGLSNGIEPSSWESLRRTKVFLKAPITTPQGGGFKSLNVTVRKTLGMYANVRPCASLHPYVATKHPNMDIVIVRENEEDVYGGIEHRQTNQVTQCLKLISRPGSKRIVRYAFEYARANKRKKVTCFTKDNIMKITDGLFHRTFDEIAAEYPEIEHEHWIVDIGAAKMADTPEAFDVLVMPNLYGDVLSDVAAQITGSVGLAGSANIGDHCSMFEAIHGSAPRRAGQNLANPSGLLHGAILMLVHIGQAEVAERVHNAWLRTIEDGIHTYDIYKEGTSREKVGTKEFGDAIVARLGKLPEHLKPAEYDKEAQMHIAMRPGGTPAEKARAGVDIFIDRRDGNPDEIAERMRGLGVAGARLTTISNRGTKVWPNGNPDTYWSDHWCCRFEADGGPFTAEHVVGLLSAAQRAGFDVIKTEGLYTFDGARGYSLAQGE from the coding sequence ATGCGCGAGACGCCGGTAACGGTCGCCTACGGCGACGGAATTGGACCCGAGATCATGACGGCGACGCTGCGGGTGCTCGAAGCGGCGGGCGCGGCGCTCGCGCTGGAACGCATCGAGATCGGGGAGCCGATCTACAATAAAGGCCTCAGTAACGGCATCGAGCCTTCGTCGTGGGAGTCGCTGCGGCGCACGAAAGTCTTTCTGAAAGCTCCCATCACGACCCCGCAAGGGGGAGGGTTTAAGAGCCTCAACGTGACCGTTCGCAAGACGCTCGGAATGTATGCGAACGTCCGCCCCTGCGCTTCGCTCCATCCGTACGTCGCGACGAAGCATCCTAACATGGACATCGTCATCGTTCGCGAGAACGAGGAAGACGTCTACGGCGGCATCGAGCACCGTCAGACGAACCAAGTGACGCAGTGCCTGAAATTGATCTCGCGGCCGGGCAGCAAGCGGATCGTGCGCTACGCGTTTGAGTACGCCCGCGCGAACAAGCGCAAGAAAGTCACCTGCTTTACCAAAGACAACATCATGAAGATCACCGACGGTCTCTTCCATCGGACCTTCGATGAGATCGCGGCGGAGTACCCGGAGATCGAGCACGAGCATTGGATCGTCGACATCGGCGCGGCGAAGATGGCCGATACGCCGGAGGCGTTCGACGTGCTCGTGATGCCGAATCTCTACGGCGACGTCCTCTCCGACGTGGCCGCGCAGATCACCGGCTCCGTCGGGCTTGCCGGCTCGGCAAATATCGGCGACCACTGCTCGATGTTTGAAGCGATTCACGGCTCCGCTCCGCGGCGCGCCGGCCAAAACCTGGCGAACCCGTCCGGACTGCTGCACGGGGCGATTCTCATGCTCGTGCATATCGGGCAGGCCGAGGTCGCCGAACGCGTGCACAACGCGTGGCTCCGGACGATCGAAGACGGCATCCACACGTACGATATCTACAAGGAAGGCACGTCGCGCGAGAAGGTCGGCACGAAGGAGTTCGGCGACGCGATCGTCGCCCGGCTCGGGAAGCTTCCGGAGCACCTCAAGCCCGCCGAGTACGACAAAGAGGCGCAGATGCATATCGCGATGCGCCCGGGCGGCACGCCGGCCGAGAAAGCGCGCGCCGGCGTGGATATCTTCATCGATCGCCGCGACGGAAACCCCGACGAGATCGCCGAGCGCATGCGTGGTCTCGGCGTTGCCGGCGCGCGGCTCACGACGATCAGCAATCGCGGCACGAAAGTCTGGCCGAACGGCAATCCCGACACGTATTGGAGCGACCACTGGTGCTGCCGGTTCGAGGCCGATGGCGGTCCGTTCACCGCGGAGCACGTCGTCGGTTTGCTCTCCGCGGCGCAGCGCGCGGGTTTCGACGTCATCAAGACCGAGGGGCTCTATACGTTCGACGGGGCGCGCGGCTACTCGCTCGCGCAGGGAGAGTAA
- a CDS encoding homogentisate 1,2-dioxygenase: protein MPSYVREGSVPHKRHIQFRRPDGGLYAEELFSTKGFESVYSLLYHLRPPTATLDVRPWERPAVTFSANEPLRNRHFLTASLHPAGSDPVESRTPLLGNDDVVVAVAVATKPMEYFYRNTGGDELLFVHEGAGVLETQFGELAYRAHDYLVIPTGTTYRVLPASPTRMLVYECSGAVTIPRRYRNDFGQLEEHAPYYERDFRAPALRPPVERQGEYEVRVTNGGRNAIYVVQNHPCDVVGWDGYCYPYAFNLEEFAPITGKLHQPPPAHSTFDAPGAAFCAFVPRLFDYHPLAIPVPYNHSSVDCDEVLYYVSGNFMSRRGVAEGSITLHAAGAPHGPQPGAVESSLGKTSTDEIAVMIDTFKPLRLAQAALDCEDREYFRSWLEAPAKA from the coding sequence ATGCCGTCGTACGTCCGCGAAGGCTCGGTTCCCCACAAGCGCCACATCCAATTTCGGCGGCCGGACGGCGGGCTCTACGCGGAAGAGCTCTTCTCGACGAAGGGCTTCGAGAGCGTCTACTCGTTGCTCTACCATCTGCGGCCGCCGACGGCGACGCTCGACGTCCGTCCGTGGGAGCGCCCGGCGGTTACGTTCTCCGCCAACGAACCGCTGCGCAATCGGCACTTTCTGACGGCGTCGCTGCACCCGGCCGGCAGCGATCCCGTCGAATCGCGGACGCCGCTGCTCGGCAACGACGACGTCGTCGTCGCCGTCGCGGTCGCAACCAAGCCGATGGAGTACTTCTATCGGAATACGGGCGGCGACGAACTGCTCTTCGTTCACGAGGGCGCGGGCGTTTTGGAGACGCAATTCGGCGAGCTCGCCTATCGCGCGCACGATTACCTCGTGATCCCGACGGGAACGACGTATCGCGTGCTGCCGGCTTCGCCGACGCGGATGCTCGTCTACGAGTGCTCCGGCGCCGTGACGATTCCGCGCCGGTATCGTAACGATTTCGGGCAACTCGAGGAGCACGCGCCGTATTACGAGCGCGACTTTCGCGCGCCGGCGCTGCGACCGCCCGTCGAAAGGCAGGGCGAGTACGAGGTGCGCGTGACGAACGGCGGGCGCAACGCGATCTACGTCGTGCAGAACCATCCCTGCGACGTGGTCGGCTGGGACGGCTATTGCTATCCGTACGCCTTCAACCTCGAAGAGTTCGCGCCGATCACCGGCAAACTCCATCAGCCGCCTCCCGCGCACTCGACGTTCGACGCACCGGGCGCGGCGTTCTGCGCTTTCGTTCCGCGCCTCTTCGACTACCATCCGCTCGCGATTCCGGTACCGTACAATCATTCGAGCGTTGACTGCGACGAAGTGCTCTACTACGTCAGCGGAAACTTCATGAGCCGGCGCGGCGTGGCCGAAGGCTCGATCACGCTCCACGCCGCGGGCGCTCCGCACGGCCCGCAGCCGGGCGCCGTCGAGTCGAGCTTGGGCAAGACCTCAACCGACGAGATTGCGGTGATGATCGACACGTTCAAGCCGCTGCGCCTCGCGCAAGCCGCGCTCGATTGCGAGGACCGCGAGTACTTCCGCTCGTGGCTTGAGGCGCCGGCTAAGGCGTAG
- the rapZ gene encoding RNase adapter RapZ: protein MSSLRIVFVTGLSGAGLSQAIKSFEDLGFYCIEHLPPVVLDAAIAALEGSETRDVAIALDLRSDAQLGDPRGAIDRIAEAHEVRVLFLDASDDLLVRRFSETRRRHPFAEAGSVREAIDADRRTLAPLRERADVVIDTTSLTSGALKERIGAAFLADRQAKLGVTFVAFGFKFGLPTDLDLLFDVRFLRNPNYEAGLAEQTGEDAAVGAFIENDPALAPFLAKVADLLDYLLPRYLTEGKSQLTVGAGCTGGRHRSVFVARRLMERYAGDPRFDVSFEARDLARGV from the coding sequence ATGAGTTCCCTGCGGATCGTCTTCGTTACCGGGCTCTCCGGCGCGGGGCTGAGTCAGGCAATCAAGTCTTTCGAAGATTTGGGCTTCTACTGCATCGAACACCTGCCGCCGGTCGTCCTCGACGCGGCGATCGCCGCGCTGGAAGGCTCGGAGACGCGCGACGTCGCCATCGCGCTCGACCTCCGCAGCGACGCGCAACTCGGTGACCCTCGCGGCGCCATCGACCGCATCGCCGAAGCGCACGAGGTGCGGGTGCTCTTCCTCGACGCATCCGACGATCTGCTCGTACGCCGCTTCAGCGAGACGCGCCGCCGCCATCCCTTTGCAGAGGCCGGGTCGGTACGCGAGGCGATCGACGCCGACCGGCGCACCCTCGCTCCGTTGCGCGAGCGTGCCGACGTCGTCATCGATACGACGAGCCTCACCTCCGGCGCGCTGAAAGAGCGCATCGGCGCCGCCTTTCTCGCCGACCGTCAGGCAAAGCTCGGCGTGACCTTCGTCGCCTTTGGATTCAAGTTCGGTCTCCCGACCGACCTCGATCTGCTCTTCGACGTCCGGTTTCTGAGAAATCCGAACTACGAGGCCGGTCTTGCCGAGCAGACGGGTGAGGACGCCGCCGTCGGCGCATTTATCGAGAATGACCCTGCGCTCGCGCCGTTCTTGGCGAAGGTCGCGGATCTGCTCGACTACCTTCTCCCCCGTTACCTCACCGAAGGCAAATCGCAACTCACCGTCGGCGCCGGCTGCACGGGCGGGAGGCATCGCTCCGTCTTCGTCGCGCGGCGCCTGATGGAACGCTATGCCGGCGACCCCCGGTTCGACGTCTCCTTCGAGGCGCGCGACCTCGCGCGGGGCGTCTGA
- the fahA gene encoding fumarylacetoacetase, with translation MTGRADTTDARLESWVPVAPESDFPIQNLPFGVFAGERGISRIAVAIGDSMLDCYALAQAGLLDDCCEAELLQAPVLNPLLAAGPTVWSAVRERLSLLLRRDGDPALREAGAQHFLAPRARAEMRLPMEIGDYVDFYSSIEHATNLGRIFRPNAEALLPNWKWLPVGYHGRAGTIVIDGTPVRRPRGQRRPPDAAAPEFGASRRLDIELEVGFVAGPANELGSSIPAHDAREHIFGLVLVNDWSARDIQAWEYQPLGPFLGKSFATTISPWVVTLDALEPFRVAGPPQDPPPLPYLRVPEPRGYAIRLAVDLQTASMREAAMAGATISQTSFDAIYWSMEQQLAHATINGAVARPGDLFASGTVSGAAPGSEGSLIELTWNGERPIVLPDGERRAFLEDGDEVTLRGWCERPGARRIGFGVARGRIEPATP, from the coding sequence ATGACGGGGCGCGCCGATACGACCGACGCTCGTCTCGAATCGTGGGTGCCGGTCGCCCCGGAGAGCGACTTTCCGATTCAAAACCTCCCGTTCGGCGTCTTTGCGGGCGAGCGTGGGATCTCGCGCATCGCCGTCGCGATCGGCGACTCGATGCTCGACTGTTACGCGCTCGCGCAGGCGGGGCTGCTCGACGATTGCTGTGAAGCCGAACTGCTGCAGGCGCCCGTCCTGAATCCGCTGCTCGCCGCCGGCCCGACCGTCTGGTCGGCAGTACGCGAGCGGCTCTCGCTGCTCTTGCGACGGGACGGCGACCCGGCGCTGCGTGAGGCCGGGGCGCAACACTTTCTCGCGCCGCGCGCCCGCGCCGAGATGCGTCTCCCAATGGAGATCGGCGATTACGTCGATTTCTATTCCTCGATCGAGCACGCGACGAATCTCGGCCGGATCTTTCGCCCAAACGCCGAAGCGCTGTTGCCGAATTGGAAGTGGCTTCCCGTCGGCTATCACGGACGCGCCGGCACGATCGTGATCGACGGGACGCCCGTCCGCCGCCCTCGCGGGCAGCGAAGACCACCCGACGCCGCCGCACCCGAGTTCGGCGCGAGCCGCCGCCTCGACATCGAACTCGAGGTCGGCTTCGTTGCGGGTCCGGCCAACGAGTTAGGCTCCTCAATCCCCGCGCACGATGCGCGCGAACATATCTTCGGGCTCGTCCTCGTCAACGATTGGAGCGCGCGCGACATTCAAGCGTGGGAGTACCAGCCGCTCGGGCCGTTTCTCGGAAAGTCGTTTGCGACGACGATCTCGCCGTGGGTCGTGACGCTCGACGCCCTCGAACCGTTTCGCGTCGCCGGTCCGCCTCAGGATCCGCCGCCGCTGCCGTATCTGCGCGTACCGGAACCGCGCGGGTACGCGATCCGGCTCGCGGTCGATCTTCAAACCGCGAGCATGCGCGAGGCGGCAATGGCGGGCGCGACGATCTCGCAGACGAGCTTCGACGCGATCTACTGGTCTATGGAGCAGCAACTAGCGCATGCGACGATCAACGGCGCGGTCGCGCGACCCGGCGATCTCTTCGCGTCGGGAACGGTGAGCGGCGCCGCACCGGGGAGCGAAGGCAGCTTGATCGAGTTGACGTGGAACGGCGAACGCCCGATCGTGCTCCCCGACGGCGAACGCCGCGCATTTCTCGAAGACGGCGACGAGGTGACGCTTCGCGGCTGGTGCGAACGCCCGGGCGCGCGGCGCATCGGCTTCGGCGTCGCGCGCGGAAGGATCGAACCCGCTACGCCTTAG
- a CDS encoding carboxypeptidase-like regulatory domain-containing protein — MKACVARLAALTAFILFATQGCNNDALPPPAGFATVNGVVVDAATSAPIAGAVVTIDTVLTATTDAAGKFTIDKVPSGLADYAVQATGYQPLAASTNIEPGKPFALNLTLAQQTPH, encoded by the coding sequence ATGAAAGCGTGCGTCGCCCGCCTTGCAGCATTGACGGCATTCATTCTTTTCGCGACGCAGGGTTGCAACAACGACGCGCTCCCCCCGCCGGCGGGATTTGCGACGGTCAACGGCGTCGTCGTCGACGCGGCGACGAGCGCCCCGATCGCCGGCGCCGTCGTCACGATCGACACGGTCTTGACCGCGACGACCGATGCGGCCGGTAAGTTCACGATCGATAAAGTGCCGAGCGGTCTCGCCGACTACGCCGTGCAGGCGACGGGCTATCAGCCGCTCGCGGCGAGCACGAACATCGAACCGGGAAAGCCGTTCGCGCTCAACCTAACGCTGGCGCAACAGACCCCGCACTAA
- a CDS encoding gluconeogenesis factor YvcK family protein: MRARLGRSLHWLLPGLGIKRWILLSFFGIVLLLDAGTRWFIAEGTGIHINEVLDDIVDDYFPPAYLTWILGGIGFTSIAIGVWMWLRSVVRIARDRTPKGFRDALVGRRLQQGYKIVAIGGGTGLSTLLRGLKRRTSNLTAVVTVSDDGGSSGRLQKELGVLPPGDVRNCLVALADDEALVTDLFRYRFTEGEGLSGHSFGNLFLAAMSGVTGNFDQAIKESSRVLNVVGRVLPATLGVVRLCAELDDGSVVEGESNISNAHRAIKRVFFDPPAAAPLDEVIEAIRDADAIVLGPGSLFTSVLPNFLVSRVALEVANAHAVKMYVCNVMTQPGETDGMTAADHVEALLGNAGERVCDYVIVNDEPPSRLLGAYAQEGQVPVDPDVDRIAALGLEPVRASVIGETETVRHDPERLATVVLGIIDRTVAERATLMKPASAYRRSSAVG, encoded by the coding sequence ATGCGCGCGCGTTTGGGCCGCTCGCTTCACTGGCTCCTTCCAGGCCTCGGGATCAAGCGCTGGATCCTGCTCTCCTTCTTCGGGATCGTGTTGCTGCTCGACGCCGGGACGCGCTGGTTCATCGCCGAGGGAACCGGGATCCACATTAACGAGGTCCTCGACGACATCGTTGACGACTATTTTCCGCCGGCATACCTGACGTGGATTCTCGGCGGCATCGGATTCACGAGCATCGCGATCGGCGTGTGGATGTGGCTGCGCTCGGTCGTGCGCATCGCGCGCGATCGCACCCCGAAGGGATTTCGCGACGCGCTCGTGGGGCGGCGGCTCCAACAGGGCTACAAAATCGTCGCGATCGGCGGGGGCACCGGACTCTCGACGCTCTTGCGCGGCCTCAAGCGGCGAACGAGCAATCTGACGGCGGTCGTAACGGTGAGCGACGACGGCGGCTCATCGGGCCGTCTTCAGAAAGAACTCGGCGTCTTGCCGCCGGGCGACGTGCGAAACTGCCTCGTCGCGCTCGCCGACGACGAGGCGCTCGTGACGGATTTGTTCCGCTACCGCTTTACGGAGGGCGAAGGCCTGAGCGGACACTCGTTCGGGAATCTCTTCCTGGCGGCGATGAGCGGCGTCACCGGCAACTTCGATCAAGCGATCAAAGAGTCGAGTCGCGTGCTCAACGTCGTCGGCCGCGTTCTGCCGGCGACGCTCGGAGTCGTGCGGCTCTGCGCGGAGCTCGACGACGGATCGGTCGTCGAAGGCGAATCGAACATCTCGAACGCGCATCGAGCGATCAAGCGCGTCTTCTTCGATCCGCCCGCCGCGGCACCGCTCGACGAGGTGATCGAGGCGATTCGCGATGCCGACGCGATCGTGCTCGGACCCGGATCGCTCTTCACGTCGGTCCTCCCGAACTTCTTGGTCAGCCGCGTCGCGCTCGAGGTCGCAAACGCGCACGCCGTCAAGATGTACGTCTGCAACGTCATGACGCAGCCGGGCGAGACCGACGGGATGACCGCCGCCGATCACGTCGAGGCGCTGCTCGGCAACGCCGGCGAGCGCGTCTGCGACTACGTCATCGTCAACGACGAGCCGCCCTCGAGACTTCTCGGCGCGTACGCGCAGGAGGGTCAGGTTCCCGTCGACCCCGACGTCGACCGCATCGCGGCGCTCGGCTTGGAGCCGGTCCGCGCCTCGGTCATCGGTGAGACGGAGACCGTCCGTCACGACCCCGAGAGACTTGCCACCGTCGTGCTCGGCATCATCGATCGAACCGTCGCGGAGCGCGCGACGTTGATGAAGCCCGCGAGCGCGTACCGTCGCTCGAGCGCCGTCGGATAG
- a CDS encoding cystathionine beta-synthase, which translates to MARPAPAAQTAGLVYCENALEAIGNTPLVKLNKVVDGAKCLVLAKVEYVNPGGSVKDRPAVAMLDAAEREGMLKPGGTIVEPTSGNTGTGLAMAAAIRGYRCILVMPDKMSREKIDLLRAYGADVVITPTNVPPDSPESYYGVANRLASEIPGAFQPNQFHNHYNPEAHYHTTGPEVWEQTGGAITHFVAGIGTGGTISGTARYLKERNPAVHVVGADPEGSIYSGDIPRSYAVEGIGMSYLPETVDLRVIDEMVRVSDRDSFLMARRIAREEGLLVGGSAGTAAVAAVKLAQTLPAEAIVVVMLPDSGRGYMSKIFNDDWMIANGFLADAKRRATVGDVLRGKTPLPPMIVVQHDDTVKTALDLLRRYEISQLPVMRGREQVGSVNDVGVMQSVFDHADIIHQPVSEVMGRAFPALEQSEEIERAYKLLTLANPAIVVTDEGEPIGVVTRQDIISFLSTSSEVVRQ; encoded by the coding sequence ATGGCACGCCCCGCCCCCGCCGCCCAAACGGCCGGCCTCGTCTATTGCGAGAACGCACTCGAGGCGATCGGAAACACGCCGCTCGTAAAGCTGAACAAGGTCGTCGACGGCGCAAAATGTCTCGTGCTCGCCAAGGTCGAGTACGTCAATCCGGGCGGGAGCGTGAAGGACCGGCCGGCGGTCGCGATGCTCGATGCCGCCGAGCGCGAGGGAATGCTCAAGCCGGGCGGCACGATCGTCGAACCGACGAGCGGGAATACGGGAACGGGCCTTGCGATGGCCGCGGCGATACGCGGGTACCGCTGCATCCTCGTGATGCCGGACAAGATGTCGCGCGAGAAGATCGACCTGCTGCGCGCTTACGGGGCAGACGTCGTTATTACGCCGACGAACGTGCCGCCCGACTCGCCCGAGTCGTACTACGGCGTCGCCAACCGGCTCGCGTCGGAGATTCCCGGCGCATTCCAGCCAAATCAGTTCCATAACCATTACAATCCCGAAGCGCACTATCACACGACGGGACCCGAGGTCTGGGAGCAGACGGGCGGAGCGATCACGCACTTCGTCGCGGGCATCGGGACCGGCGGCACGATCTCCGGAACCGCGCGCTATCTGAAAGAACGCAACCCCGCCGTGCACGTCGTCGGTGCCGATCCCGAAGGCTCGATCTACTCGGGCGACATCCCGCGCTCGTACGCGGTCGAGGGGATCGGCATGAGCTATCTTCCGGAGACGGTGGACCTTCGCGTCATCGACGAGATGGTGCGCGTCTCCGATCGCGACTCGTTCCTCATGGCGCGCCGCATCGCGCGCGAAGAGGGGCTGCTCGTCGGCGGATCGGCGGGCACCGCGGCCGTCGCCGCAGTCAAGCTGGCGCAGACGCTGCCGGCCGAGGCGATCGTCGTCGTCATGCTCCCCGACTCCGGCCGAGGCTACATGTCGAAGATCTTCAACGACGACTGGATGATCGCAAACGGTTTTTTGGCCGACGCGAAGCGCCGCGCGACGGTCGGCGACGTGCTTCGCGGCAAGACGCCGCTGCCTCCGATGATCGTCGTGCAGCACGACGACACCGTGAAGACGGCGCTCGATCTGCTGCGCCGTTACGAGATCTCGCAGCTCCCCGTCATGCGCGGGCGCGAGCAGGTCGGCAGCGTGAACGACGTCGGCGTAATGCAGAGCGTCTTCGACCACGCCGATATCATTCACCAGCCGGTGAGCGAGGTGATGGGACGGGCCTTCCCCGCGCTCGAGCAGTCCGAAGAGATCGAACGAGCGTATAAACTGCTGACGCTCGCCAATCCGGCGATCGTCGTTACCGATGAGGGCGAGCCGATCGGCGTGGTGACCCGCCAGGACATCATCAGCTTCCTCTCTACGAGCTCCGAAGTGGTGCGTCAGTAG
- a CDS encoding DUF2203 domain-containing protein: protein MKLFSPERANALIPKLEPLIEELLSRRRELAIKLLESDPALHPPEPNRPRLAAARSALPAPRFAERKREIGRLIYRIESLGCLVKDIDLGLVDFPSMIDDEPAYLCWKLGEPHVAYWHGLDEGFAARKELL, encoded by the coding sequence ATGAAGCTCTTTTCGCCCGAACGCGCCAACGCCCTCATTCCGAAGCTGGAGCCGCTGATCGAAGAGCTCCTGAGCCGGCGGCGCGAGCTCGCGATCAAACTTCTCGAATCCGACCCCGCGCTCCATCCTCCCGAGCCGAATCGGCCGCGCCTCGCGGCCGCGCGCTCGGCGCTGCCGGCGCCTCGATTCGCCGAGCGCAAGCGAGAGATCGGGCGACTGATCTATCGGATCGAATCGTTGGGATGCCTCGTGAAAGACATCGACCTAGGGCTCGTTGACTTTCCGTCGATGATCGACGACGAGCCCGCCTATCTTTGTTGGAAGTTGGGCGAGCCGCACGTCGCATACTGGCACGGCCTCGACGAAGGTTTCGCCGCTCGCAAAGAACTGCTTTAG